A genomic region of Calditrichota bacterium contains the following coding sequences:
- a CDS encoding ABC transporter ATP-binding protein yields MIKLTDIFYSYDAQPVLRNISFDIKEGERLVLLGVNGSGKSTLLKLIDGLIDPQKGSYFYRGHKITQKAFKNKTLHRRFRSDVVLLFQNPDVMIFNPTVYDEIAFGLKQLGKNHIDERVGYWADKLKITPHLKKPPFTLSSGEKQKVCIAALLALEPKVLLLDEPTSNLDPMTTGWLIDFLSEVNLTTLVATHNLSLSQEMGDRVLVLSQDHELIFDGKLDTFLHNTEKLMAANLVHSHVHMHDHLTHKHFHLHDWD; encoded by the coding sequence ATGATTAAACTGACGGACATTTTCTATTCTTATGATGCACAACCCGTACTTAGGAATATTTCATTCGACATTAAGGAAGGGGAACGGCTTGTTCTGTTGGGTGTCAACGGAAGCGGCAAATCGACCCTTCTCAAACTCATTGACGGACTGATTGATCCCCAAAAAGGGTCGTATTTTTACCGGGGACATAAAATCACCCAGAAGGCCTTTAAGAATAAAACACTTCACCGCCGGTTTCGCTCCGATGTCGTACTCCTGTTTCAGAATCCGGATGTGATGATCTTCAATCCCACGGTTTATGATGAAATTGCATTTGGCCTGAAACAGCTGGGCAAAAATCATATAGATGAAAGAGTAGGCTATTGGGCGGACAAACTCAAGATAACCCCCCACTTGAAAAAGCCCCCTTTCACACTGAGCAGCGGCGAGAAACAGAAGGTCTGTATCGCAGCCCTCCTGGCCCTTGAACCGAAGGTGTTATTATTGGATGAACCTACCTCCAATCTGGATCCCATGACAACCGGCTGGCTCATTGATTTTTTATCCGAAGTAAATCTGACGACTCTCGTGGCCACTCACAATCTGAGCCTTTCGCAGGAAATGGGCGACCGGGTACTGGTTTTAAGTCAAGACCACGAGCTCATTTTTGACGGCAAACTGGACACCTTTTTGCACAATACCGAAAAATTAATGGCAGCCAATCTGGTTCACAGCCATGTTCACATGCACGATCATCTTACCCACAAGCATTTTCATTTGCATGATTGGGACTAA